In Chryseobacterium sp. C-71, the genomic window TTATACAGCTGCAACAGTTCAAACTGGAAATACTAATCCTGCAACTTATAAATCAAATGATATTTCAGACGCTAATGTTGTGGCGGGTTCTATAAAGGCTGTTCTCGATGGTTTAAAAAGTGTAGGATCTACAAAAGGAATTATTGGGAATATTCCTGATGTGACCAATATTCCGTTTTTCACAAGAGTTCCTTATAATGCTATTCCTTTAGACGCTGCAAAGGCTCAGGCTTTAAATACACAGCTTTATGGACCGTTGAAGGCTGCTCTTACAGCATTTGGACAAGGAGACAGAATTAACCCTGTTGTAGCAGGAAATAATCCTGTTCTCATTATTGATAATAAATTGACAAACCTTTCAGCTCAGCTTACGGGTGCATTAACTGCAGGAGGTGTTCCTGCTGCTCAGGCTGCATTTATAGGAAATGCTTTCGGAAGAGCACGTCAAGCTAAACCGGGAGAATTAATGCTTCTTACATCTAGTAGTTTATTAGGTTTAGACGCGACGACTAATCAACCTGCAACACCTAGTTCAGTGTTTATTTATGGTGGGAGTTTCCCAATCGGAGATCAGTATTCTTTAACAATAGATGAAGTAAATAATATTGGAACAGCCGTTAAAGCTTACAATACTTCAATTAAGGCAATGGCAGATTCTTATGGTCTTGCATTTGTTGATATGAATGCGAAAATGTCAGAATTAAATTCAAAATCAGGAATTTCTTGGAATGGCGTGAAATATACTGCAACATTTGTTACCGGAGGAGCATTCTCTCTAGATGGAGTACATCTTACAGGTAGAGGTTATGCCATCGTTGCTAACGAATTTATAAAATCTATCAACGCAAAGTATAAGTCTACATTGCCACAGGTAGATCCAAATAAATATTCGGGAGTCACATTTCCGTAAAATTTAATAAAAAATAAAAACGAAACCACAGGATTGATTCTTGTGGTTTTTTTTTAAATTTGCAAAATCTTTTAAAAAGTAAAAATGGCCGAGCAACAAAGTTATCTATTTTCGACAAGAACTAGTAAGGAGCTAGCAGAAAAAATTGCCCATCACTATGGGAAAGAATTAGGGAAAATCATCATCCAGGAGTTCAGTGATGGTGAATTTGAACCTGTGCTAGACGAATCTGTAAGAGGAGGAAGGGTTTTCCTAATTGCTTCTACATTTCCACCGGCAGATAATCTTTTAGAGCTTCTTCTAATGATTGACGCATCAAAAAGAGCTTCTGCTAAAAGCATTACCGTTGTGCTTCCATATTTCGGGCTGGCAAGACAAGACAGAAAAGACAAGCCAAGAGCACCTATCGGAGCAAAATTGGTAGCAAACCTTTTAACTGCTGCCGGAGCAACCAGAATCATGACTATGGATCTGCACGCAGACCAAATTCAAGGATTCTTTGAAATCCCTGTTGATCATTTGTATGCTTCTACAATTTTTGTAGATTACATCAGAGATATGAATCTTGATAATTTGACTATCGCTTCTCCGGATATGGGTGGTGCAAAAAGAGCGAAAAACTATGCAGGTCACCTAGGTGCAGACGTTGTAATTGCTTACAAAGAAAGAAAAAAAGCAAACGTAATCGAAGAAATGTTCCTTATCGGGGATGTGGAGGGTAAAAACGTGATCCTTATCGATGATATGATTGATACCGCAGGAACACTTTGTAAAGCTGCAGGTATTTTAATGGAAAAAGGTGCAAAATCTGTAAGAGCAATGGCGACTCACGGTGTGCTTTCAGGAAAGGCTTATGAGAATATTGAGAACTCACAATTGCTGGAAGTTATTGTAACTGACTCAATTCCTGTGAAAACTAATTTGTCATCTAAAATAAAAGTGCTATCTTGCGCCCCATTATTTGCTGACGTTATGAAGATGGTGCACGAGCATCAATCAATTAGCAGTAAGTTTGTTATTTAATTGATAATTAGCAGGTTGCAAATTAAAATCAAAACAATTTTTAAATTTTTATAAATGAAATCTATTACAATTCAAGGTACAAAAAGAGAAAGCGTGGGCAAAAAGTCGACAAAAGCTTTACGTGATGCTGAATTAGTTCCTTGTGTTGTTTACGGAGGTGGCGAGCCATTGAACTTCTCTGCATTAGAGAAAGCGTTCAAAGGTTTAGTGTATACTCCTGAAGCACACACGGTATCTATTGAAGTTGACGGACAGGTAATTCCTGCTGTTCTTCAGGATATTCAGTTCCACCCAATTACAGACAAAATTATTCATGCAGACTTCTACAGATTATCTGACGATAAGCCAGTAGTAATGGAAGTTCCTGTAAGATTAACAGGTCGTTCTAAAGGTGTTGTAGCTGGTGGTGTTTTACGTCAGTCTTTCAGAAAGTTGAAAGTAAAAGCTATTCCTGCAAACTTGCCAGACGAGGTAGTTGTAGACATTACTTCATTGAAGATTGGAAACAAACTTTATGTAGGTAGCATTAAAACTGAAGGATTCTCTTTCGTACACCCAGACAATGCAGTTGTTGTAGCTGTTAAAATGTCTAGAAATGCAGCGAAAGGTGGTGCTATGGCAGATGATGACGATGAAGAAGAAGTTGCAACTGAAGTTGAAGGAGAAGCTCCAGCAACTGAAGAAGCAGCAGCTGAATAAGAAATTTCTTAATCAAAATACAAGACCTGTCAATTTATTGGCAGGTTTTTTTGTTTTAGATGAAATCTATCACTCTATTGATCTGGCAGACTTTTGAATAAAATGTCGTAAATTTGAGGTGTTCTAAATAAGAACGTTTAATCATAAAAATTGTAATAAATGTTTGACATTCAGGAAATAAGAAGTCAGTTTTCTATATTAAACCAGCAAGTGAATGGTAAACCGTTGGTTTACTTAGATAATGCAGCAACATCACAGAAGCCAAATTCAGTACTTGAAATTTGGAATCAATATTATACAGAAATCAATGCTAACGTACACAGAGGAATTCATACGTTGAGTCAGTTGGCAACAGAAGAAATGGAGCTTTCGAGAAGAAAAATCCAGAAATTCATTAATGCTCAACATGATTTTGAAGTTATTTTCACGAAAGGAACCACAGAAGGAATCAACCTCATCGCTTATATTCTCACAGGGAAATTAAAAAAAGACGATGAGATTATCATTTCATACCTAGAACATCATTCGAATATCGTTCCTTGGCAATTGTTGTGTGAAAGAACCGGCGCAAAACTTCGTGTCATACCAATCGATGAAAACGGAATTCTGCAGTTGGATTATTTAGATGAATTTTTAAATGAAAAAACAAAAGTCGTTTCTGTGAATCAGGTTTCTAATGCTTTAGGAATTGTTAATCCGATTGAAGAAATTATTGCGAAAACAAGAGCGAATTCAGATGCATATATTGTTATAGACGGTGCACAATCTGCTCCGCATTTCAAAATTGATGTTCAGTCTTTAGATTGTGATTTCTTTGTGTTTTCGGGTCATAAAATGTACGCTCCGATGGGAACCGGTATTCTGTACGGAAAACAGGCTGTTCTTGAAGATCTGCCGCCATTCCACGGTGGAGGAGAGATGATTGCGGTTTGTTCGTTTGATCAGACTACTTACGCAGGATTACCTTTTAAATATGAAGCCGGAACTCCAAACGTAGGTGGTAATATAGCTTTAGGTGCAGCGGTTGACTTTATCAATAAAGTCGGTCATGAAAATATACAAAATCATGAAAATGCGCTACTTGAATACGCTCAAAAACATCTTTTAGAAATTGAAGGTTTAAAAGTTTATGGTGAAAATGCCAACAGAACTGGAGTTGTTTCTTTTAACTTAATTGGAATGGGAATTTCCTCAGATGTCGGAATGATTCTCGATAAAATGGGCGTTGCCGTAAGAACCGGACATCATTGTACACAGCCGATCATGGATTTCTTTAATATTGCAGGAACGGTGAGAGCAAGTTTTGCAGTGTACAATACATTTGAAGAGATTGATCTTTTAGTTGAAGGTGTGAAAAAAGCACAGAGAATGCTGGCGTAATTTTTCAGAAATTTAATTTAAACATAAAAACTCCCTTTCAGCTTTTGTTGAAAGGGAGTTTGCTTTTATAGTTTTTGCTAAATAAAATCTGTGTATTCTAAGACATATGCAAATTATATCTCACTAAATTTACGAAAGGTTCTTCTCTTTTTATAACGGCAAACATTCTGTAAACAAGTTTACAGCAAACAGCATTAATAATGGAATTATGGGCTTTTCCCTCTTCTTTTTTTCTCTTGTAATAAGATTTTAGCTCCTCATCGTAAATAACTGCCGAATTTGCACCATTAAAGAGTACCGTTTTAATCCTCTTATTTCTAAGCTTGCTGGTTTTGGTCTTTCCTTTAATACTCGTTCCCGAGGAATGCTCAAAGGGAGCTAAACCTGCATAGCAATTGAATTTTCTGGGATTCTGAAACGCTGTAAAATTATTAGTCAAAACAATCATATAAGCAGCGGTCAGCATACCTACTCCTTTTACTTTGGTTATTTTCTTATAATTCGTGCTTATTTGCTGTTGTTTATCAATTTCCTGCTGTATTCTTTTTTCTACCAAATCAATATTGTTGTCCAATCGTTTGATGTGTTCTGCAATCTCATCTATTTGATAGCTAACATCGGCAATTTTATTTATTTGATGAAAAGATTGTTTCTCATTTTTAAACTGCGTTCTTATCTTTATCAAATGGTTTCTGTAGGTCAGAAGGTTTTTTATCATAAGAATTTCTTTCTCCGGAAGAGCATGGAGTTTGAGTTCATTACAGTGAACTTTTGCATACCTTGCTATTCTCCACGAATCTACTTTATCATTTTTCCCTCTCTGAATTCCCTGACTCAACTTTATTTCCAAGGCAGGAATCTGATAATAAGGCAGATTATGGTTTTCTAATATTTTAGCAAGAAGAAGCCCGTAGTTACCGGTGTTTTCAAAGCAATACCGTAACTGGGAATCCTTTCTTACGTTAGTTGAAATCATCTTTTCAACTCCTTCAACCGAGTTTTCTACCTTAAAGAAAATCTCTTTTTCGTCATTCTCACTCATTACACAGACATCCAATGTATCTTTAGAAATGTCTATTCCGACAAAATAATTTTTCATAATTTTGGATTTAGGAATAAGCCTGAATGAACCAACCTTGAATGATGCTAAAACCTTTAATAAGCCTCAATGCTTAACATTCTAAATGGCAGTAATTCAAAAGAGAAAATAAAGTCTGATACACAGAATAGTTCTGTTCTGGCAATCTGTTTAGTTCACTTTATTTTCTCTGGTTCTTCAGAATTATAATTATTATCTAAGTTAATGCTAAATCCTTTGGCAAATCTAAAGGAAATCTGTGGGAGAGAGCAATTAATTATTCGGCTTCCAATCTACCACCGCTCTGATAAACGCTTCCGCATTTTCCAAAGGAATATTAGGTAAAATTCCATGACCCAAGTTGGCAATATATCGGTCTTTTCCGAAACGATTGATCATTTCGTTCACCATTTTCTTGATGGTTTCCGGAGTTGAGTGTAATCTCGCAGGGTCAAAATTTCCCTGAAGTGTCATTGTGTGATTCGTCAGTGTTCTCGCCAGTTCAGGTTTAATCGTCCAGTCAACACCCAATGCAGAAACTGGCGACATTGTCATATCTTCCAAAGCAAACCAGCATCCTTTTCCGAACACCACAACGTGCGTTAAAGGAGCCAAAGCTTCAACAATCTGACTGATGTACTGCCAAGAAAATTCCTGATAATCTTGTGGAGAAAGCATTCCGCCCCAAGAATCAAAAACCTGAACTGCAGATACTCCTTTTTCCACTTTTCTTTTCAAATAAGCAATCGTAGTATCTGTGATTTTCTGAAGTAGTAAGTGTGCAGCTTCAGGCTGCTGGAAGCAGAAAGATTTCGCAATATCAAAAGCTTTACTTCCTTTTCCTTCCACGCAGTAGCAAAGAAGCGTCCAAGGCGAACCTGCAAAGCCAATCAACGGAATTTCGTTGTCTAGTTTAATTAAAGTCAGTTCAATCGCATCAAAAACGTAGCCTAAAGTATCATTCACGTCCGGAACGATCACATTCTGCACATCTTCCATCGTTCTGATAGGATTATCCAACCATGGGCCTACATTTTCTTTCATTTTAAAATCAATTCCCATTGCCTGAGGAACGACTAAAATGTCAGAAAATAAAATCGCAGCATCCAAAGGATATCTTCTGATCGGCTGAACGGTAATTTCAGAAGCTAGTTCCGGAGTTTGACATCTTGTGAAAAAGTCGTATTTATCACGTAATGCGATGAATTCAGGTAAATATCTTCCTGCCTGTCTCATCATCCAAACCGGTGGTCTTTCTACGGTTTCGCCACGAAGTGCTTTTAAATATAGGTCGTTTTTAATCATTATTTTTATATGAATAGAAATTTAGCTGATGTAATTTTCAGGAATTTTTAAGGTTTAAACGTTAAATCCGAATAAATTACAACTGCACAAATTTACTGCTTTTATGCCATTCTTCAAAACAGAACTAAAACCCAATCCACATTGTCAATCCATTATAAAAAGTGTTTTTGCTTTCTCCTGTGTTTTTGATGAAATCGCCTGCTGCAAAATAGTAAGTTTCGTTAGATAATTTAATATATCTGCTGATTTCATATTCAAATTTTAATCCGCCTTGCCAACCAATCCATCGGCTTTTGTTGTTGTTTGATGCTCTTAATAAAGCTTTAGATCCGCTGTATAAGCCGTCATTCAATTGTGCACGCCAATAAAAGTTGGTTTCTGCTGTTGCAGTGAGTTTTTTGTTCAATTGCAATTTTATTGATGGATGAATGTCAAACATATTCATAGCGGCAACTTGTGTGATTAAACCGAAATAGGCAGGATTATTAAAATAAGGGTTGAAAGTTCCCATTTTATTATCTCCTATATTCTTGTCTCCCGAGATGTAATCTAATTTTATCCCGAAATCAGGTTTGAATTTTGTGTTGATTAATGTAAAATGCCAATCTCCTTCGATAGAATAGGCACTGATTGTTTTGTCTCCAAATTTCCCGAACTGATAATTGATTTCAGTATTGTATTTAAACCGTTTTCCAACATTCCCCCATCTTCTTAAACCAATGGTATGTCTTGTTTCGGGATTGGCACCGTCATTATATTTTATCAATTTGGTATCAAACCCGATGTAATATAATGAAGAATTTCCCAGAATTTTCTCTGTTTTGGCATTTATTCCGCCTCCCCAAGTGTAAGGAGCGTTGCCGGAATTATTATCAAAAAAACCATTGGGAACTTTTACTTCTCTTCCAAGAAATAAATTGGCATTAAGCATTTTATTATCAAAAATAAATCGGGCCATATCAAAACTTCTGCGACTGTTGAGCCCATCACGAAACGCCATCAAACGTCCAGAACCTAACAATAATTCCTGTCTTCCTGCCCGTAATTTTAATGTTGAGTTTTTTATAGGAACGGTAAATTCCGCAAATGCCTGATGCAAATCTAATTTGTCAGACTGTGTATAAACCGGCTCTTCCAAAGAAATTAAACCGTGCGTAAGCTGTCCAAAAACACGAACATATTTTCCCAAATGCAAATCAGTATGAAACATCAATCTTTGAGAATAAAAATCTTCATCTGCGGTTTCTTTACTGCTCCAGTTTTTATTGTCGGTATGTTCCCATCTTGGACGGTATTCGCCACCGATATTTAGGTAAACAGATTTACTATTGTTAAGCGGAATTGCTTTGAGTTGATTGAGAAAAGAAGCATTACGAAGACTGTCGTTTTGCAGCAGTATATCGTAATTTTCGTCGGCTCGTAATGCTTTTATCGGAGGTAATGTTTGTGCTTTTACAAAAAGCGAACTTACCAAAATCACAAAAAAGGGAACTATATATTTTTTCATTGAATTGTAAAGTTTATAACGAAATTTTCATTATTATTTTGATTGAAATCAGAAGGTTTGTGGTCAAATATTTGATTTACAGAATTTGTGGCAATGTCTTCTAGCCGCTGGTTCACAATGATTTGATAATTTCCTTTTTTCCATTTTTTTGTAGGTTTGAAAACTAATTTTCGCTCCTGATTTTCGAGTTCTGTTTTCCCTTTGATTTCTCCATTATTAAAGAAAAATTTAATCAACGTCTGTGCAGAAATATGGTCTATTTTATCATTAAAATCGATAGAAAGAACATCGTTGCTTCTCGCTTTTGGCACTGTAATTTTCCATTCACTTGTTTTTGGAGGCAGCATATCTTCATCTATGGCAACAAATGTTTTTGTAAAATTTTGTGCTAATTTTTGGTCATCAAAATCCATCAAATCCTTATCAACAGTCAAAGTGTATTTTTTACCAACATCAAAGGCACGTCCCATCGTATTGTTTGCAAAAAGTCCCAATTTTACTCTTCCCGGGTCAACAATTAATGTAACTTTAGTTCGGTTTTCATTCCAGAGTTCATACTGATTTTCAAAAAATACACCTGTAATATTTTTGCCTTCTTCATTGGTTAGTTTTATGTGTTTCAGGATATCCATTTCCTGCACCGGCTTAGAAAATTGAATATAAAACCGAAGAATATTCACGGGAATAAAATCTGTTGTTGGATAGATTGCAACTACTTTTGGACTATTGTTTTGACCAAGAGCGAGAGCTGCTGAAAAAGTAAATAAAAGGATAAAGAAAACTCTTAACATCAATAATTGAATTGGTTATTAATTACTTATTTCTCTTTCAATTTTAGCGTCTGGTAAAAACCAAACCACACCAACAAACATGAAACCGATAATTGCGATGTAAGTATTGATAAATGCCAAGCAAATCCCCACGATATAAATGGCAAAAGAGAGGTATTCTTTTTTATGGGAGCCAATCATTTGGTGGATGGTTGCCGTTTTTTCACTGCTTTTAAGAATTTGAATTTTTAGTATTAAAAATGCGATGGCACTCATCAGAAATACAAATCCATAAAGTGAAACAGACATCGCTTCTATATGATTTTCACCTATCCACGAAGTGGTAAAAGGGATTAACGAAAGCCAAAATAGAAGATGCAGATTGGCCCAAAGTATTTTTCCGTTTACCTTTTCGGTAATTTGGAAGAGATGATGATGGCTGTTCCAATAAATCCCGACATATATAAAGCTCAAATAACTTATAAAAATGGGTGCAATTGAAATTAAACCTTTCAAATTAGTTTCTTCGGGAGCTTTTAATTCCAATACCATGATGGTAATAATGATGGCGATAACTCCATCACTGAATGCTTCTAATCTTGATGTTTTCATGATAAATAAATGATTAATGCAGTTACACAATTATAGTGTGTAACTGCAATCAAAAAATCTTAATTTAATTTTTCAAAAACTTATCTTTTCCCAAATCCTGAATCATCATATTCTGATACCCTTTCATTTGCAATTGTTGACCTTCATATTTATAAGATGGCTGGTCATACTCCGATACAAATTCATCTAATCTCAAGTACAGATTTTTCAGGAAAGAAATAAGTTCTAAGCTTCCGGTTTCGTCATTTCTTCTCATCGTTGCAATGTGGTAACCGTCTTGGTCGTCCATTTGAAGTAATCCCGTCATTGGAAGATTATTTACTGGCGTTCCCGAATGTTCTACCATTCCAGCATAACCGATGTCTTCCAATTTAGAACTAGCGGCAATATCGTTAATTTTGACAAATTGCGCTGTTCTGTTTCTGTTGGCTAAGATGATGCCTTCGTAAGGTTTTTTATCGAATCCTTCCGATTTGAATTTGATGATGTCGATAGGCGTATTTCCATAACCCATTTCGGCAATCGTTTTGCCTTTAATGTGAGCTCCGTCTTTGATTTCCTTTACCGGGATTAAAACCAAAGGCGTACAAGTATAAGCTGCCAGAATATAATCTTCATTATTTAAGGTTACAAACTGCAAGGTTTGGATAGGTGCTCTGGTTTCGTTTTGTCCGTGAACACCGTGAAAAATTTCGACAGATGAGGTTGCTACTTTGGTATTATTAAAAGGAAAATCAACAATTCTCAATGCTGAAGAAAATTCTGCATTAGACATTCCGCTGATGTAAACTTTGCCTTTATAAAAATCAATATCGGTAAAAGTCATTGAACGCATCGGTGTTTTGTCCCAAAATTTCACATCATTTGTAGGAGCGTCATTTAGTTTTACTTCCGTATGTTTTGTGCCAGCCAAATCAAATTTTCGGATTGTTCCCGATTG contains:
- a CDS encoding G-D-S-L family lipolytic protein gives rise to the protein MKKIIISTLAVSALFFTTSCETDFDTDVQDIAVTRGEADFSNYVSLGNSLTSGYRDGTLYSDGQNESYPSMIAMQMKLAGGGGFKQPMMPNNVGGFTNLPGFPGKLVLKMTNGALAPSASPAAAALDNVSAGRPYNNLGVPGAKSFHLVAPNYGSLAGLGTGTANPYFVRFASSATTSVLADAMVQKPTFFSLWIGNNDVLSYATNGGTNSQTTGGVTTYTAATVQTGNTNPATYKSNDISDANVVAGSIKAVLDGLKSVGSTKGIIGNIPDVTNIPFFTRVPYNAIPLDAAKAQALNTQLYGPLKAALTAFGQGDRINPVVAGNNPVLIIDNKLTNLSAQLTGALTAGGVPAAQAAFIGNAFGRARQAKPGELMLLTSSSLLGLDATTNQPATPSSVFIYGGSFPIGDQYSLTIDEVNNIGTAVKAYNTSIKAMADSYGLAFVDMNAKMSELNSKSGISWNGVKYTATFVTGGAFSLDGVHLTGRGYAIVANEFIKSINAKYKSTLPQVDPNKYSGVTFP
- a CDS encoding ribose-phosphate pyrophosphokinase, which codes for MAEQQSYLFSTRTSKELAEKIAHHYGKELGKIIIQEFSDGEFEPVLDESVRGGRVFLIASTFPPADNLLELLLMIDASKRASAKSITVVLPYFGLARQDRKDKPRAPIGAKLVANLLTAAGATRIMTMDLHADQIQGFFEIPVDHLYASTIFVDYIRDMNLDNLTIASPDMGGAKRAKNYAGHLGADVVIAYKERKKANVIEEMFLIGDVEGKNVILIDDMIDTAGTLCKAAGILMEKGAKSVRAMATHGVLSGKAYENIENSQLLEVIVTDSIPVKTNLSSKIKVLSCAPLFADVMKMVHEHQSISSKFVI
- a CDS encoding 50S ribosomal protein L25/general stress protein Ctc, translated to MKSITIQGTKRESVGKKSTKALRDAELVPCVVYGGGEPLNFSALEKAFKGLVYTPEAHTVSIEVDGQVIPAVLQDIQFHPITDKIIHADFYRLSDDKPVVMEVPVRLTGRSKGVVAGGVLRQSFRKLKVKAIPANLPDEVVVDITSLKIGNKLYVGSIKTEGFSFVHPDNAVVVAVKMSRNAAKGGAMADDDDEEEVATEVEGEAPATEEAAAE
- a CDS encoding aminotransferase class V-fold PLP-dependent enzyme, with amino-acid sequence MFDIQEIRSQFSILNQQVNGKPLVYLDNAATSQKPNSVLEIWNQYYTEINANVHRGIHTLSQLATEEMELSRRKIQKFINAQHDFEVIFTKGTTEGINLIAYILTGKLKKDDEIIISYLEHHSNIVPWQLLCERTGAKLRVIPIDENGILQLDYLDEFLNEKTKVVSVNQVSNALGIVNPIEEIIAKTRANSDAYIVIDGAQSAPHFKIDVQSLDCDFFVFSGHKMYAPMGTGILYGKQAVLEDLPPFHGGGEMIAVCSFDQTTYAGLPFKYEAGTPNVGGNIALGAAVDFINKVGHENIQNHENALLEYAQKHLLEIEGLKVYGENANRTGVVSFNLIGMGISSDVGMILDKMGVAVRTGHHCTQPIMDFFNIAGTVRASFAVYNTFEEIDLLVEGVKKAQRMLA
- a CDS encoding IS110 family transposase; this encodes MKNYFVGIDISKDTLDVCVMSENDEKEIFFKVENSVEGVEKMISTNVRKDSQLRYCFENTGNYGLLLAKILENHNLPYYQIPALEIKLSQGIQRGKNDKVDSWRIARYAKVHCNELKLHALPEKEILMIKNLLTYRNHLIKIRTQFKNEKQSFHQINKIADVSYQIDEIAEHIKRLDNNIDLVEKRIQQEIDKQQQISTNYKKITKVKGVGMLTAAYMIVLTNNFTAFQNPRKFNCYAGLAPFEHSSGTSIKGKTKTSKLRNKRIKTVLFNGANSAVIYDEELKSYYKRKKEEGKAHNSIINAVCCKLVYRMFAVIKREEPFVNLVRYNLHMS
- the hemE gene encoding uroporphyrinogen decarboxylase, with amino-acid sequence MIKNDLYLKALRGETVERPPVWMMRQAGRYLPEFIALRDKYDFFTRCQTPELASEITVQPIRRYPLDAAILFSDILVVPQAMGIDFKMKENVGPWLDNPIRTMEDVQNVIVPDVNDTLGYVFDAIELTLIKLDNEIPLIGFAGSPWTLLCYCVEGKGSKAFDIAKSFCFQQPEAAHLLLQKITDTTIAYLKRKVEKGVSAVQVFDSWGGMLSPQDYQEFSWQYISQIVEALAPLTHVVVFGKGCWFALEDMTMSPVSALGVDWTIKPELARTLTNHTMTLQGNFDPARLHSTPETIKKMVNEMINRFGKDRYIANLGHGILPNIPLENAEAFIRAVVDWKPNN
- a CDS encoding alginate export family protein, which produces MKKYIVPFFVILVSSLFVKAQTLPPIKALRADENYDILLQNDSLRNASFLNQLKAIPLNNSKSVYLNIGGEYRPRWEHTDNKNWSSKETADEDFYSQRLMFHTDLHLGKYVRVFGQLTHGLISLEEPVYTQSDKLDLHQAFAEFTVPIKNSTLKLRAGRQELLLGSGRLMAFRDGLNSRRSFDMARFIFDNKMLNANLFLGREVKVPNGFFDNNSGNAPYTWGGGINAKTEKILGNSSLYYIGFDTKLIKYNDGANPETRHTIGLRRWGNVGKRFKYNTEINYQFGKFGDKTISAYSIEGDWHFTLINTKFKPDFGIKLDYISGDKNIGDNKMGTFNPYFNNPAYFGLITQVAAMNMFDIHPSIKLQLNKKLTATAETNFYWRAQLNDGLYSGSKALLRASNNNKSRWIGWQGGLKFEYEISRYIKLSNETYYFAAGDFIKNTGESKNTFYNGLTMWIGF
- a CDS encoding TMEM175 family protein, with translation MKTSRLEAFSDGVIAIIITIMVLELKAPEETNLKGLISIAPIFISYLSFIYVGIYWNSHHHLFQITEKVNGKILWANLHLLFWLSLIPFTTSWIGENHIEAMSVSLYGFVFLMSAIAFLILKIQILKSSEKTATIHQMIGSHKKEYLSFAIYIVGICLAFINTYIAIIGFMFVGVVWFLPDAKIEREISN